In a genomic window of Sulfuriferula nivalis:
- a CDS encoding type II toxin-antitoxin system PemK/MazF family toxin gives MALTNVLRGQVWEVNFEPQTHKEEPGKRNRPALVIQTDLLNANGHPTTIVVMGTTNVKRDKDYFPIRIALINQPGLTQDTDLLIDQIRAISNQRFMGDKPLAMLSTNHLKRVEEALKLLIGR, from the coding sequence ATGGCCTTGACTAATGTTTTGCGGGGACAGGTCTGGGAGGTCAACTTCGAACCGCAAACGCACAAAGAAGAACCAGGCAAACGTAATCGCCCAGCCTTGGTCATTCAGACCGACCTTTTAAATGCGAATGGCCATCCAACTACTATTGTTGTGATGGGAACCACTAACGTGAAGCGAGACAAAGACTACTTTCCGATTCGTATTGCTTTGATAAATCAACCAGGACTAACTCAGGACACGGATTTGCTCATCGATCAAATCCGCGCCATTTCAAACCAGCGTTTTATGGGCGATAAACCGCTGGCGATGCTGAGCACTAACCACCTGAAGCGTGTTGAGGAGGCGCTTAAGCTGCTAATTGGTAGGTAA
- a CDS encoding antitoxin of toxin-antitoxin stability system: MHATTLSFRAGDEFAQQTRSMANAIGLKSSDYIRQAVNEKNERVMAEHIAMLSRELAAEHLSFNESLEGSLADGLD, encoded by the coding sequence ATGCATGCCACGACGCTTTCATTTCGAGCTGGCGATGAATTCGCCCAACAAACACGCTCTATGGCTAACGCCATCGGCCTAAAGAGTTCAGATTATATCCGCCAGGCGGTTAATGAGAAAAACGAACGGGTGATGGCTGAGCATATTGCCATGCTGTCGAGAGAACTTGCCGCCGAACACCTCTCTTTTAATGAATCACTCGAAGGCTCACTGGCAGATGGCCTTGACTAA
- a CDS encoding polysaccharide biosynthesis/export family protein, which yields MKPITSVNYPLVRTLLSSLIIASSLSGCASYPDWLPSSGPSRQQVLESTDSPRVEGIQIVDIDDAVARKLLADQKKALFSEAFDNTNHLGYVIGAGDVIEVSIWEAPPAMLFGGAAIDPRMGPSTTRVTTFPEQMVGSNGMINIPFAGQIASAGKTPQQIEAEVVQRLKSKANQPQVLVRIIRNNTANVTVVGEVGASTRMPLTARGERLLDALAAAGGVRQSVNKMTLQVTRGDKVQALPLDTIIRDPKQNIVLQPGDVVTALFQPLSFTVLGATGKNEEINFEAQGISLAQALARAGGLQDSRADARAVFIFRLEDSKALNWKTPPKTTPDGKVPVVYQLNLKDPASFFVAQSFPIDNKDVLYVSNAPGADLQKFLNIVVSVIYPIVNVGTIKF from the coding sequence TTGAAACCAATTACCTCAGTTAATTATCCTTTAGTACGCACCTTACTCAGCTCGTTGATTATTGCGTCCAGTCTTAGTGGCTGCGCTTCCTATCCAGACTGGCTGCCATCATCTGGCCCTAGCCGTCAGCAAGTATTAGAGAGTACCGATAGCCCACGTGTAGAGGGCATACAAATCGTTGATATTGATGATGCCGTTGCGCGCAAGTTGCTCGCGGATCAAAAAAAGGCCTTGTTTTCTGAAGCATTCGACAACACAAACCACCTAGGCTATGTCATTGGTGCTGGTGATGTCATTGAGGTATCTATTTGGGAGGCGCCGCCCGCGATGTTATTTGGTGGCGCGGCAATTGATCCACGCATGGGGCCTTCAACCACGCGAGTAACGACTTTCCCTGAGCAAATGGTGGGCAGTAACGGGATGATTAATATTCCTTTTGCTGGGCAAATCGCATCCGCAGGCAAAACGCCACAACAAATTGAAGCTGAAGTCGTACAGCGCTTAAAAAGCAAGGCAAATCAACCACAGGTGCTGGTACGTATTATCCGCAACAATACGGCCAATGTTACCGTGGTCGGCGAGGTCGGCGCGAGTACGCGGATGCCACTTACCGCGCGTGGCGAGCGGTTACTGGATGCGCTTGCTGCTGCTGGTGGCGTGCGTCAGTCAGTGAACAAGATGACGCTGCAAGTAACGCGTGGCGATAAAGTGCAAGCATTACCGCTGGATACGATTATTCGCGACCCGAAGCAAAATATCGTTTTGCAGCCGGGTGACGTGGTCACGGCGTTATTCCAGCCACTGAGCTTTACGGTACTGGGCGCAACAGGCAAAAACGAAGAAATCAATTTTGAGGCGCAAGGGATTTCACTGGCGCAGGCATTGGCACGAGCAGGTGGTTTACAAGATTCACGCGCTGATGCGCGCGCGGTGTTCATTTTCCGTTTGGAAGATAGTAAAGCATTGAACTGGAAAACACCGCCTAAAACTACGCCAGATGGTAAAGTGCCTGTGGTTTACCAACTTAATCTGAAAGACCCAGCGAGCTTTTTTGTCGCACAAAGCTTCCCGATTGATAACAAAGATGTATTGTATGTATCCAATGCGCCAGGTGCTGATTTGCAGAAATTCTTGAATATTGTGGTGTCGGTGATTTATCCGATTGTGAACGTGGGTACGATTAAATTTTGA
- a CDS encoding DUF2442 domain-containing protein, which produces MFLHTEYVEPRLGYKLFVQFNNGTSGEIDLSNALWGDVFEPLHDERLFMTAKQDAIMGTVVWDNGADFAPEYLFELYTQQSGLAA; this is translated from the coding sequence ATGTTTTTACATACAGAATATGTTGAGCCACGTTTAGGTTATAAATTATTTGTCCAATTTAACAATGGTACTTCGGGCGAAATTGATTTATCCAATGCACTATGGGGCGATGTTTTTGAACCACTGCATGATGAACGTTTATTTATGACCGCTAAACAGGATGCCATCATGGGCACGGTGGTTTGGGATAACGGCGCTGATTTCGCACCTGAGTATTTATTTGAGTTATATACACAACAATCTGGCTTGGCTGCATAG
- a CDS encoding DUF4160 domain-containing protein, with the protein MPELSRFLGIIIFMNWVDHPLPHFHARYGDYEITVEIQTGVVRGTFPKRALRATLEWLDLHQAELMEDWQLAQTRKPLKPIAPLE; encoded by the coding sequence GTGCCTGAATTAAGCCGTTTTCTTGGTATTATTATTTTTATGAACTGGGTTGATCACCCATTACCGCATTTCCATGCGCGTTATGGTGACTATGAAATTACAGTTGAAATTCAAACGGGTGTAGTCCGTGGCACATTCCCTAAGCGTGCGTTACGGGCGACACTTGAATGGTTAGATTTGCATCAGGCTGAGTTGATGGAAGATTGGCAATTAGCACAAACGCGCAAACCATTAAAACCCATTGCCCCTTTGGAGTAA
- the rfbB gene encoding dTDP-glucose 4,6-dehydratase, producing MILVTGSAGFIGSNFVLDWLAQCDEPVINLDNLTYAGNLKNLDSLQGDARHIFVHGDIGDSALVADLLKRHAPRAVVNFAAESHVDRSIHGPEDFIQTNIVGTFHLLEAVRGYWNMLTGEDKANFRFLHVSTDEVYGSLAKDEPAFTEMHRYEPNSPYSASKAASDHLVRAYHHTYGLPVLTTNCSNNYGPFHFPEKLIPLMIVNALAGKSLPVYGDGMQIRDWLYVKDHCSAIRRVLEAGQPGEVYNIGGWNEMPNIEIVKTVCALLDELRPRSDGKPYNEQVTYVADRLGHDRRYAIDASKIERELGWRPAETFATGIRKTVQWYLDNADWVANVQSGEYRDWVGKHYGEVTSA from the coding sequence ATGATTTTAGTCACTGGTTCAGCCGGTTTTATTGGCTCTAACTTTGTTCTCGACTGGCTCGCACAATGCGATGAGCCTGTCATCAATCTGGATAATCTCACCTACGCGGGCAATCTTAAAAACCTGGACAGCTTGCAGGGCGATGCGCGGCACATATTTGTTCACGGCGATATTGGCGATAGCGCGCTGGTTGCGGATTTGCTCAAGCGTCACGCGCCGCGTGCAGTGGTGAATTTTGCTGCTGAATCGCACGTTGATCGTTCGATTCATGGCCCAGAAGATTTCATTCAAACCAATATCGTCGGCACTTTCCACTTGCTCGAAGCTGTGCGCGGTTATTGGAATATGCTAACAGGCGAGGACAAGGCGAATTTTCGTTTCCTGCACGTTTCTACCGATGAGGTTTACGGTTCGCTAGCCAAGGATGAGCCTGCTTTTACCGAAATGCATCGCTATGAACCGAATAGTCCATATTCTGCTTCTAAAGCCGCGTCTGACCATTTGGTACGGGCTTATCATCATACCTACGGCTTGCCCGTGTTAACGACTAACTGCTCCAATAACTACGGGCCGTTCCATTTCCCGGAAAAACTCATCCCATTGATGATAGTCAACGCATTGGCAGGCAAGTCATTGCCGGTGTACGGAGATGGTATGCAGATACGCGACTGGCTATATGTCAAAGACCATTGCAGCGCGATACGGCGGGTGCTGGAAGCCGGACAACCAGGCGAGGTATATAACATCGGGGGCTGGAATGAAATGCCGAATATCGAGATTGTGAAGACCGTATGCGCCTTGCTTGACGAGCTACGCCCACGCTCCGATGGCAAACCTTATAACGAGCAAGTAACTTATGTAGCCGACCGCCTCGGCCATGATCGCCGCTATGCAATTGACGCGAGCAAAATCGAACGTGAACTAGGCTGGCGACCCGCAGAAACTTTCGCCACAGGAATACGCAAAACCGTACAATGGTATTTGGATAATGCCGACTGGGTGGCGAATGTGCAATCGGGTGAATATCGGGATTGGGTAGGTAAACACTATGGCGAGGTGACGAGTGCCTGA
- a CDS encoding glycosyltransferase family 2 protein: protein MINQKQLINDVRKTLLPPPPPFVQWLERVLRLLPSQFHPVQPLPVNDVVVINADNGDYYAATDHPCFQLIPESPPPSAGWFLLEAALVRHGGNRIAKLYVDLGCGYIEDDSIFIPSNRRGSITEVVYLPQGLNNVRWSPMESNGRFTQSALIFHRITALESFFRRAWRVWSDSWRLRHLSLIERKQVSWYRPLVNLSAAYAWSADLRRANSSTTDYASCIQRNDTLTADDVIAINQHIPRLALKPVLSILMPVFNPPVDFFIAALDSVLAQHYPYWELCIADDASTDSHTHEMIAAYVAKDKRIKTVFRPVNGHISAASNSALALATGEFVVLMDQDDVLPAQALYHVAVEINRYPDVALIYSDEDKIDELGYRSEPYFKSDWNPDLFYSQNMFSHLGVYRTSLMHEVGGFRLGFEGAQDYDLALRCIERINNPKQIRHIPRILYHWRVHAESTASSSDAKPYAMIAGERAINAHFERQGVNAKAELIVYGYRVRYALPDQLPLVTLIIPTRDQVDVLRKCIESLQTKTDYPNFEVLVLDNQSSDPATLKYLAALGKDSRFKVIRYDAPFNYSAINNYAVTLAKGEIIGLVNNDIEAIHADWLHEMVSHVLRPEVGAVGARLLYFDGTIQHAGVILGIGGFISHAHKFFDGNDWGYFGRAKLTQTLSAVTAACLLVRKSVYAQVNGLDEENLTVSFNDVDFCIKLREAGYRNIYTPYATLYHHESISRGQENTPEKQARFLSEFTFMQKKWGDLLKTDPYYNPNLTLTTEDFGLGNHDVKSPHHGYPLKIN from the coding sequence ATGATTAATCAAAAACAATTAATCAACGACGTCAGAAAAACACTCTTGCCTCCCCCACCGCCATTCGTGCAATGGCTGGAGCGGGTGTTGCGGCTACTGCCTAGCCAATTCCACCCCGTCCAGCCATTGCCCGTTAACGATGTCGTGGTCATTAATGCAGACAATGGTGATTATTATGCCGCTACCGATCATCCGTGCTTTCAACTAATCCCTGAATCGCCCCCCCCCTCTGCTGGCTGGTTTTTGCTTGAAGCAGCATTGGTGCGGCACGGCGGCAACCGTATTGCAAAGCTGTATGTTGATTTGGGGTGTGGTTATATTGAGGACGACAGTATTTTTATCCCTTCAAATCGCAGGGGTTCCATCACCGAGGTGGTTTATCTGCCGCAGGGCTTAAACAATGTACGCTGGTCACCAATGGAAAGCAATGGGCGATTTACCCAAAGCGCACTGATTTTTCATCGCATTACTGCGTTAGAGAGTTTTTTTCGGCGTGCCTGGCGGGTGTGGTCGGATAGCTGGCGCTTACGGCATTTATCGCTTATCGAACGCAAACAGGTTAGCTGGTATCGCCCCTTGGTAAATCTATCAGCCGCGTATGCATGGAGTGCCGATTTGCGCCGCGCGAATTCAAGTACGACAGATTACGCCAGCTGTATTCAACGTAACGACACGCTCACGGCGGATGATGTGATTGCGATCAATCAACACATTCCGCGATTAGCACTTAAGCCCGTGTTGTCTATCCTTATGCCGGTATTTAACCCGCCTGTGGATTTTTTCATTGCGGCTTTGGATTCGGTGCTGGCACAGCACTACCCTTATTGGGAGCTATGTATTGCCGATGATGCCTCGACAGATAGCCATACCCACGAAATGATAGCCGCTTATGTTGCCAAAGATAAGCGTATCAAAACGGTATTTCGCCCTGTAAATGGCCACATATCTGCCGCATCGAACAGTGCACTGGCATTAGCAACAGGTGAGTTTGTGGTGTTGATGGATCAGGATGATGTATTGCCAGCCCAGGCTTTGTATCATGTCGCGGTGGAGATTAACCGTTACCCTGATGTGGCTCTGATTTATTCGGATGAAGACAAGATAGATGAATTGGGATACCGTTCTGAGCCGTATTTCAAATCAGACTGGAATCCTGATTTATTTTATTCGCAAAATATGTTCTCGCATCTGGGCGTTTACCGAACATCGCTGATGCATGAGGTGGGTGGTTTCAGGCTAGGGTTTGAGGGTGCACAGGATTATGATTTGGCGTTGCGCTGTATTGAACGCATCAACAACCCTAAGCAGATTCGGCATATCCCCCGCATACTTTACCACTGGCGCGTGCATGCAGAAAGTACAGCATCATCGTCAGATGCCAAGCCTTATGCCATGATTGCGGGTGAACGTGCAATTAATGCACACTTCGAACGCCAAGGTGTAAATGCCAAAGCAGAGCTGATTGTATATGGTTACCGTGTACGTTACGCCCTGCCTGATCAGCTACCCTTGGTAACGCTGATTATCCCCACCCGCGATCAAGTGGATGTGCTGAGGAAATGTATAGAGAGCCTGCAAACCAAAACCGACTATCCTAATTTTGAAGTGCTGGTGTTGGATAACCAAAGCAGCGACCCTGCTACGCTGAAATATCTAGCTGCATTGGGCAAGGACAGCCGCTTTAAGGTTATCCGATATGATGCGCCGTTTAATTACTCGGCCATCAATAATTACGCGGTGACTTTGGCCAAAGGTGAAATCATCGGCTTGGTGAACAATGACATTGAAGCGATACACGCCGACTGGCTGCATGAAATGGTCAGCCATGTACTGCGCCCAGAAGTGGGTGCAGTGGGGGCGAGATTACTATATTTCGATGGCACAATACAACACGCTGGAGTAATTTTAGGGATAGGTGGTTTCATAAGCCACGCGCATAAATTTTTTGATGGCAATGATTGGGGTTATTTCGGTCGCGCAAAGCTCACTCAAACTCTTTCCGCTGTGACTGCCGCCTGCCTGTTAGTGAGAAAGTCAGTGTATGCGCAAGTAAATGGTTTGGATGAAGAAAATCTGACCGTATCTTTTAATGATGTGGATTTTTGTATTAAATTACGGGAAGCAGGCTACCGCAATATTTATACCCCGTATGCCACGCTGTACCACCACGAATCGATAAGCCGAGGGCAAGAAAACACCCCGGAGAAACAAGCCAGATTTTTAAGCGAATTCACCTTTATGCAAAAAAAATGGGGCGATTTGCTAAAAACTGACCCCTATTACAACCCTAATTTAACGCTAACCACCGAGGATTTTGGGTTAGGTAACCATGATGTCAAATCACCGCATCATGGATATCCATTAAAAATAAATTAG
- a CDS encoding NAD-dependent epimerase/dehydratase family protein, with protein sequence MAGKYLIWNFLFQLLLLLFLMHVTLIRMNIVILGGGGFIGSAIADRLLLDGHHLRIFERPRVEPYRQFSGTEQVEWTTGDILSVHDISHALEDMELVIHLVSTTLPKGSNDDPIYDVQSNLVGTLQILNAMVAMNIRKIIFISSGGTVYGAPQYLPIDEVHPCEPQVSYGITKLAIEKYLNLYEKIYGIKTVTLRVANPFGKRQRVETAQGAVSVFLHRAMNGQPIEIWGDGRVIRDYIYIDDVAEIFAHAVSYNGSKSIFNVSQGVGTSLNELVGIIEEILGHTIEKRYLPARNCDVPISVLCNNLARQEMGWAPAVSLREGIKLTSEWMLKGLTHIVKND encoded by the coding sequence ATGGCCGGAAAGTATTTGATTTGGAATTTTCTGTTTCAGCTTTTACTGCTGCTTTTTTTAATGCATGTGACATTAATTAGGATGAATATTGTAATTTTGGGTGGAGGTGGCTTTATTGGATCTGCGATTGCAGATCGATTACTACTTGATGGACATCATTTACGTATATTTGAACGCCCGAGAGTCGAACCGTATCGTCAGTTTTCTGGAACTGAGCAAGTTGAATGGACAACTGGTGACATACTTAGTGTACACGACATAAGTCATGCATTAGAAGACATGGAATTAGTTATCCATCTTGTTTCAACCACTCTCCCAAAAGGCTCAAACGACGACCCTATTTATGATGTCCAGAGCAATTTAGTTGGAACGCTACAAATACTGAATGCTATGGTCGCAATGAACATACGAAAAATCATATTCATTTCGTCTGGAGGTACAGTATATGGGGCACCACAATACTTACCTATTGACGAGGTTCATCCTTGTGAACCACAGGTTTCTTACGGCATTACTAAACTCGCTATAGAAAAATATCTAAATTTATACGAAAAAATTTACGGAATTAAAACAGTTACTCTTCGGGTTGCCAATCCTTTTGGTAAGCGGCAACGGGTCGAAACCGCTCAGGGTGCTGTTAGCGTATTCTTGCATAGAGCTATGAACGGACAGCCGATTGAGATATGGGGTGATGGTCGCGTTATTCGGGATTATATTTATATCGATGATGTAGCTGAAATATTCGCTCACGCAGTTAGTTACAATGGTTCAAAAAGCATTTTCAATGTTAGTCAAGGTGTAGGTACCAGCCTGAATGAGCTTGTTGGTATTATTGAGGAAATTTTGGGCCATACAATTGAAAAGCGTTATCTCCCAGCTCGTAATTGTGATGTACCGATAAGCGTGCTATGCAATAATCTAGCGCGACAAGAGATGGGATGGGCTCCCGCAGTATCACTTCGTGAGGGCATTAAACTCACCTCAGAATGGATGTTAAAAGGGCTGACCCATATTGTAAAAAATGATTAA